The following are encoded in a window of Shewanella psychrotolerans genomic DNA:
- a CDS encoding efflux RND transporter permease subunit — protein MLKKIIEASIRQRLMVLIVTIMITVWGVQELRNTPLDALPDLSDVQVIIKTPFPGQAPKLVEEQVTYPLSTAMLAVPGAKTVRGYSFFGDSYVYVIFEDGTDIYWARSRVLEYLSQVSSRLPQGIQPSLGPDASGVGWIYEYALVDRSGSLDLSQLKSLQDWYLKLELQSVAGVSEVATVGGMEQTYQIVVEPDKLAIYRLDIATIKNAIAKSNTEAGGSVIEMAEAEYMVRAKGYRQTLDDFREIPLGITSPSGTPLLLKDVATVRKGPASRRGIAELDGEGEVVGGIIVMRYGENALATIDAVKAKIEQLKAGLPQGVEIVPTYDRSHLIENSVENLFHKVIEEMVVVGIVCLLFLLHARSTLVAVITLPLSILIAFIVMNKMGVNANIMSLGGIAIAIGAVVDGAIVMIENMHKHLEHFKDEHQRAPDNKEHWDIVSKASIEVGPALFFSLLIITLSFVPVFSLEAQEGRLFSPLAYTKTFAMAAAAVLSITLVPILMGFFIRGNIPKETSNPISRVLIAVYKPSLNLVLRFPKVTLMLAVAALLSAWYPVANMGSEFMPELEEGDLLYMPTALPGISASKAAEVLQQTDRLIKTVPEVKRVFGKVGRAETATDPAPLTMLETTIMLKPREEWREGVELKDVIDQLQKTVKVPGLTNAWVQPIKTRIDMLSTGIKTPVGIKITGADVNELQKVGADIEAILSQLPNTKSAYAERVGGGRYIDITPKLDVASRYGMTLTDIQDVVRYAIGGMEIGESVQGAERYPINLRYPRALRDNIEKLRELPVITKSGHYLPLRNLANIEITDGAPMLKSENGRLISWVFVDIEGISIGEYIEQAKSALSQQLVVPPRYSYNFAGQYEYMQRVDAKLKKVIPMALGVIFILLMMTFGSTLQASIIMLSLPFALVGSTWLLYLLDFNMSVAVAVGMIALAGVAAEFGVVMLVYLNNAIAHRKETGGYESIGDLKAALIEGAVMRIRPKAMTVATIFFGLLPIMWGAGSGNDVMQKIAAPMVGGMITAPLLSLFVLPALYLLIYGRDLDKSLAK, from the coding sequence ATGTTAAAGAAGATTATTGAGGCCTCCATCCGCCAGAGGTTGATGGTGTTAATTGTCACCATCATGATCACTGTATGGGGTGTACAAGAGCTAAGAAACACCCCTTTGGATGCGCTGCCAGATCTGTCTGATGTGCAGGTGATCATCAAGACCCCCTTTCCAGGTCAGGCGCCTAAGTTAGTTGAAGAGCAGGTAACTTACCCACTATCAACGGCGATGTTAGCTGTGCCAGGTGCTAAAACTGTGCGGGGTTACTCCTTTTTTGGTGACTCCTATGTGTATGTCATTTTCGAAGATGGCACAGATATCTATTGGGCACGTTCGCGGGTACTAGAATACCTGAGTCAAGTCAGCAGCCGTTTACCTCAAGGAATTCAACCTTCATTGGGGCCTGATGCGTCGGGAGTAGGTTGGATTTATGAATATGCCTTGGTCGATCGTTCAGGCAGTTTAGATCTATCACAACTAAAGAGTTTGCAAGATTGGTATTTAAAGCTTGAACTGCAAAGTGTGGCAGGGGTGTCGGAAGTCGCCACTGTGGGCGGAATGGAGCAAACCTATCAGATTGTGGTTGAACCTGACAAGCTGGCTATCTATCGACTCGATATTGCTACCATCAAAAATGCGATTGCAAAATCGAACACCGAAGCCGGCGGCTCGGTTATCGAAATGGCCGAGGCTGAGTATATGGTGCGCGCCAAAGGTTATCGGCAGACATTGGATGATTTTCGTGAAATTCCGCTGGGGATAACCAGTCCATCGGGCACACCATTATTGCTAAAGGATGTGGCTACCGTGCGTAAAGGACCCGCTTCGCGCCGTGGGATTGCCGAGCTAGATGGTGAGGGTGAAGTGGTCGGCGGCATTATTGTGATGCGTTATGGCGAAAATGCGCTGGCAACCATTGATGCCGTTAAAGCCAAGATTGAACAACTAAAAGCCGGATTGCCCCAAGGGGTTGAGATTGTTCCAACCTATGACAGATCGCACTTAATCGAAAACTCTGTGGAAAACCTATTCCATAAAGTAATAGAAGAGATGGTTGTCGTGGGGATTGTGTGTCTGCTGTTTTTACTGCATGCACGTTCCACCTTAGTGGCTGTTATTACCTTGCCGCTGTCGATCCTTATTGCGTTCATTGTGATGAATAAGATGGGGGTGAATGCCAACATCATGAGCCTAGGGGGTATTGCGATCGCAATTGGTGCAGTGGTGGATGGCGCGATTGTAATGATCGAAAATATGCATAAGCACTTGGAGCATTTTAAAGACGAGCACCAACGTGCCCCCGATAATAAAGAGCATTGGGATATCGTCTCTAAGGCCTCGATTGAAGTTGGCCCTGCCCTATTTTTCTCTTTATTGATCATTACCTTGAGTTTTGTACCTGTATTCTCACTCGAAGCGCAAGAGGGGCGATTGTTCAGTCCCTTAGCCTACACTAAGACCTTTGCGATGGCCGCGGCGGCCGTGTTATCGATCACTTTAGTGCCGATCTTGATGGGCTTTTTTATCCGTGGGAATATCCCTAAAGAAACCAGTAACCCGATCAGTCGGGTGTTGATTGCCGTTTATAAACCTTCACTTAATTTGGTGCTGCGTTTTCCAAAAGTCACCTTAATGCTAGCTGTTGCTGCATTACTGAGCGCTTGGTATCCGGTTGCTAATATGGGCAGCGAGTTTATGCCTGAGCTGGAAGAGGGTGACTTACTTTATATGCCGACAGCTCTGCCAGGCATTAGTGCCAGTAAGGCCGCTGAGGTATTGCAGCAAACCGACAGGTTGATTAAGACGGTGCCGGAAGTCAAACGGGTATTTGGTAAGGTGGGGCGCGCAGAAACGGCGACCGATCCTGCGCCATTAACCATGCTTGAAACCACGATTATGCTAAAACCTCGTGAGGAGTGGCGCGAAGGTGTTGAATTAAAAGATGTGATTGACCAGTTACAGAAAACGGTCAAAGTCCCCGGATTAACCAATGCTTGGGTGCAGCCCATTAAAACCCGTATCGATATGTTATCGACAGGGATTAAGACTCCCGTGGGGATTAAGATCACCGGTGCCGATGTGAATGAGCTGCAGAAGGTGGGGGCCGATATTGAGGCGATTCTCAGTCAGCTGCCCAATACCAAGTCGGCCTATGCCGAGCGTGTTGGTGGTGGACGTTATATCGATATTACGCCTAAGCTGGATGTCGCCTCGCGCTATGGCATGACGCTTACGGATATCCAGGATGTAGTCCGTTACGCCATTGGTGGTATGGAGATTGGTGAGTCGGTACAGGGCGCCGAACGTTATCCTATTAATCTACGTTACCCTCGTGCCTTACGAGACAACATTGAGAAGTTAAGAGAGTTGCCTGTGATCACCAAATCGGGCCATTATCTGCCATTGCGTAATTTGGCCAATATTGAAATAACCGATGGAGCCCCCATGCTTAAGAGTGAAAATGGTCGCTTAATCTCATGGGTATTTGTTGATATTGAAGGGATTTCTATCGGCGAATATATCGAGCAGGCTAAATCGGCATTGTCGCAGCAGTTGGTGGTCCCCCCTCGTTATAGCTATAACTTTGCTGGGCAATATGAATATATGCAGCGTGTGGATGCCAAGCTTAAAAAAGTGATTCCGATGGCATTAGGGGTGATCTTTATTCTGTTGATGATGACCTTTGGCTCAACCTTGCAGGCCTCCATTATCATGCTTAGCTTGCCGTTTGCTTTAGTCGGCAGTACATGGCTGTTATATCTGCTGGACTTTAACATGTCGGTTGCGGTTGCTGTTGGTATGATCGCGTTGGCTGGCGTTGCAGCGGAATTTGGTGTGGTCATGTTGGTCTACCTTAACAATGCGATCGCGCACCGCAAAGAGACGGGCGGTTATGAGTCTATTGGCGATCTTAAAGCGGCGCTTATTGAAGGTGCGGTAATGCGTATTCGTCCTAAGGCGATGACGGTTGCGACCATCTTCTTCGGTTTATTGCCCATTATGTGGGGAGCCGGATCGGGTAATGATGTCATGCAGAAAATTGCTGCGCCTATGGTCGGCGGGATGATTACTGCGCCATTATTATCGCTATTTGTCTTACCAGCCTTGTATCTGTTGATTTATGGACGAGACTTGGATAAATCGCTGGCGAAATAG
- a CDS encoding VOC family protein: MKISHYQHGSPCWIELASQEAASGKHFYAALFNWQLKDMPIPEGVYTLFAIDNDDLGAMYQLPKTSTELTTPTYWGIYFAVDDLNTTLEILKAHGGKVVVGPHVVGDAGQMAQCQDPEGTTFSLWQAGQHIGSLRKDEPNSLCWVELMCRKPDICKAFYCNVLGWLPQITLMDDFDYCEWLVGDTAIGGMMEMTPEWGNMPSHWMPYIMVENCDATVAKAAEIGGKVCVAPTDIPKVGRFSVLKDPQGGVFSVIKLLSQ; this comes from the coding sequence ATGAAAATATCGCATTATCAACATGGTAGCCCCTGCTGGATCGAACTAGCGAGCCAAGAAGCGGCTTCTGGTAAACATTTTTACGCGGCTCTATTCAACTGGCAGCTCAAAGATATGCCAATCCCCGAAGGAGTCTATACTCTCTTTGCTATCGATAATGACGATCTAGGTGCTATGTACCAACTGCCAAAAACGTCGACGGAGCTGACGACGCCAACATACTGGGGCATTTACTTTGCAGTAGACGATCTCAATACTACCCTTGAAATCCTCAAAGCTCATGGCGGTAAAGTAGTTGTAGGCCCTCACGTTGTTGGTGATGCTGGACAAATGGCGCAATGCCAAGATCCTGAAGGGACGACCTTCTCCCTATGGCAAGCAGGACAACATATCGGCTCCCTCCGCAAAGATGAACCCAATAGCTTATGCTGGGTGGAACTGATGTGTCGAAAACCCGATATTTGCAAAGCATTTTACTGCAACGTACTGGGCTGGCTGCCACAGATCACCCTAATGGATGACTTTGATTACTGCGAATGGCTTGTAGGTGATACCGCCATTGGCGGCATGATGGAGATGACGCCAGAGTGGGGCAACATGCCTTCGCACTGGATGCCCTACATCATGGTAGAAAACTGTGACGCCACAGTTGCTAAAGCGGCCGAAATTGGTGGCAAGGTCTGCGTGGCGCCTACAGATATTCCCAAAGTCGGTCGTTTTTCGGTGTTAAAAGATCCACAGGGAGGCGTCTTTTCGGTGATAAAACTACTCTCGCAATAG
- the mtr gene encoding tryptophan permease, with the protein MANHMNAAKSAASGKSLLGGAMIIAGTAVGAGMFSLPVVGAGMWFSYSLLMMIGVWFCMLVSGLLLLETNLHFEPGASFDTLTKDTLGQFWRIVNGLSIAFVLYILAYAYISGGGSIVNHSLTTLGIELPQSVAGLVFALGLAIIVFISTKAVDRITTIMLGGMIITFFLAIGNLLIDIEPAKLFVPDGEATYLPYMLAAIPFGLVSFGYHGNVPSLVKYYGKDPKTIVKAITLGTLIAFVIYVCWLVATMGNIARSEFVDIIAKGGNMGVLVAALSDVMASDWLTTMLTLFANLAVASSFLGVTLGLFDYLADLFGFDESRSGRLKTAAVTFLPPTLLGLLFPNGFLIAIGFAALAATIWAAIVPALMAYKARKMFPNNQGFKVPGGTVIIAIVIAFGLITGACHLLVMADLLPVYGS; encoded by the coding sequence ATGGCCAATCATATGAATGCGGCAAAGAGTGCCGCGTCTGGCAAATCATTATTGGGCGGCGCGATGATCATTGCCGGTACTGCAGTGGGTGCAGGCATGTTTTCTCTGCCAGTCGTCGGTGCGGGAATGTGGTTTAGCTACTCACTATTAATGATGATAGGCGTATGGTTTTGTATGCTGGTGTCTGGCTTACTCTTGCTAGAAACTAACTTACACTTTGAACCTGGCGCCAGCTTCGATACTTTGACCAAAGATACCTTGGGTCAGTTTTGGCGCATAGTCAATGGCCTTTCAATCGCCTTCGTCTTGTATATCTTAGCGTATGCCTACATCAGTGGCGGTGGCTCTATCGTCAATCACAGCCTGACGACTTTAGGTATAGAACTGCCACAAAGTGTTGCCGGCTTAGTGTTTGCACTAGGTTTAGCGATTATCGTATTTATCAGCACCAAGGCGGTAGATCGCATTACCACGATTATGCTCGGCGGTATGATTATTACTTTCTTCCTCGCTATCGGTAATTTGCTCATAGATATCGAACCCGCCAAGCTATTTGTACCCGACGGTGAAGCGACTTATCTGCCATACATGTTGGCTGCAATCCCATTTGGTCTCGTTAGCTTTGGTTACCACGGCAATGTCCCTAGTCTAGTCAAATACTATGGCAAAGATCCAAAGACGATTGTAAAAGCGATCACCCTGGGTACCCTCATTGCTTTCGTTATCTATGTCTGTTGGTTGGTGGCGACCATGGGCAACATTGCTCGTAGCGAATTTGTCGACATCATAGCAAAAGGTGGCAATATGGGAGTGCTGGTTGCAGCGCTTTCCGATGTGATGGCGAGTGACTGGCTCACGACTATGCTAACCCTGTTTGCTAACCTCGCGGTTGCCTCATCATTTTTAGGGGTCACTCTAGGTCTATTTGATTATCTAGCGGATCTATTTGGTTTCGATGAGTCACGTAGCGGCCGCCTTAAAACGGCGGCAGTGACCTTTTTACCGCCAACATTGCTTGGATTGCTATTTCCCAACGGCTTCTTAATCGCTATTGGCTTTGCAGCGCTTGCGGCAACAATTTGGGCGGCTATTGTCCCGGCATTAATGGCCTATAAAGCCAGAAAGATGTTCCCAAATAATCAGGGTTTTAAAGTCCCTGGAGGTACGGTGATAATCGCTATTGTGATCGCCTTTGGTTTGATAACCGGAGCCTGTCATCTATTGGTTATGGCCGATCTACTCCCAGTATACGGCTCCTAA
- the plsB gene encoding glycerol-3-phosphate 1-O-acyltransferase PlsB, producing MSKQDSLWFKSLRWIQKKLVHTIVVPQDPFDDLNLDADRPLVYVMKTESISDIAALSEITDKLGLPSPYTPLEIGGESAPRVVCLEGAKPLFGQREGNEYYLDSFTRLLSAHKQQCELDIQLVPVSLYWGRTPGKEDDTMKAAVLERENPTWLRKCLMIIFLGRHNFVQFSNAMSLRYMADEHGTDKRIAQKLARVARVHFRRQRKVMTGPQLPNRQNLFHALLKSESMKKAIQEEAQNKKISEEKARETAMQYLDEIAADYSDSLVRIAERFLTWLWNKLYKGINIKGAEQVRQLHHDGHEIVYVPCHRSHMDYLLLSYILYYQGMVPPHIAAGINLNFWPAGPMFRRGGAFFIRRSFRGNKLYTAVFREYLDQLFAKGYSVEYFTEGGRSRTGRLLAPKTGMIAMTLNSVLRGVERPVTLVPVYLGYDHVMEVATYHKELSGKKKKKESVWQVFGAIRKLGNFGQGYVNFGKPITLHNFLTEQVPDWREELAKDPEQKPTWLTPVVNTLANRVMTRINDAAAVSSVTLTSLVLLASEQNALERSQLEKQLDFYLTLLKELPYTEFASVVEGDGAKLVSQGLELKKFTLESDSLGDIISIDESIAVAMTYYRNNIIHLMVVPSLIASCLTQQKQCSRQEIIDTVNDFYPLLQAELFMGIEDVPAYVEKLLDLFIEQGLILESERFFVNPERLNQLLLLAGSISETMQRYAIIFNILATSPNIERSSLESDSHQLAQRLGALHGITAPEFYDKKLYGTLSVKLKELGYLSDNANKDDVQRIRARANQLLRASVKQTIVDSVAAEHND from the coding sequence ATGTCAAAACAAGACTCTCTTTGGTTTAAATCATTACGTTGGATCCAAAAGAAATTAGTACACACAATTGTGGTACCACAGGATCCTTTTGATGACCTCAATTTAGACGCCGATAGACCGCTGGTCTACGTGATGAAAACAGAATCAATCAGTGATATAGCAGCACTGAGTGAGATCACTGACAAACTCGGTTTACCTAGCCCCTATACCCCGCTAGAAATTGGTGGTGAAAGTGCGCCGCGAGTGGTCTGTCTCGAGGGCGCTAAGCCGTTATTTGGCCAGCGCGAAGGTAACGAATATTATCTAGACAGCTTTACTCGCTTGTTAAGCGCTCATAAACAGCAGTGTGAACTGGACATTCAGTTGGTGCCAGTCAGCTTATATTGGGGCCGCACGCCAGGTAAAGAAGATGACACCATGAAAGCAGCGGTGTTAGAACGAGAAAATCCAACTTGGTTGCGAAAATGTTTGATGATCATTTTCCTCGGTCGTCACAATTTTGTGCAGTTCTCTAATGCAATGTCATTGCGTTATATGGCCGACGAACATGGCACCGACAAACGTATTGCACAAAAACTGGCCCGAGTTGCTCGCGTCCATTTCCGCCGCCAACGTAAGGTGATGACGGGGCCACAACTCCCTAATCGCCAGAACCTATTTCATGCCCTACTTAAATCTGAATCGATGAAAAAAGCGATTCAAGAAGAGGCGCAAAACAAGAAGATCTCTGAAGAAAAAGCACGCGAAACCGCGATGCAGTATCTAGATGAGATTGCAGCAGATTACTCAGATAGCTTAGTGCGTATTGCAGAGCGTTTCCTGACTTGGCTGTGGAATAAGCTCTATAAAGGCATCAATATCAAGGGCGCGGAGCAAGTTCGTCAGTTACACCATGATGGCCATGAAATCGTCTATGTTCCTTGCCATCGCAGCCATATGGACTATCTATTACTCTCTTATATTCTTTACTATCAAGGTATGGTTCCACCTCACATTGCAGCAGGGATCAACCTCAATTTCTGGCCAGCGGGCCCTATGTTCCGTCGTGGTGGTGCTTTCTTTATTCGCCGCAGTTTCCGTGGCAATAAGCTCTACACTGCAGTGTTTCGCGAATACTTAGATCAACTATTTGCTAAAGGCTACTCCGTGGAGTATTTCACCGAAGGAGGCCGCTCACGCACGGGCCGTTTACTTGCCCCTAAAACGGGCATGATCGCCATGACACTCAACAGCGTGTTGCGCGGTGTTGAGCGTCCAGTAACATTAGTCCCCGTCTATCTAGGCTACGACCATGTTATGGAAGTAGCGACTTACCACAAGGAACTAAGCGGTAAGAAAAAGAAAAAAGAGTCGGTTTGGCAAGTATTTGGCGCCATTCGTAAGCTAGGGAATTTTGGACAAGGTTACGTTAACTTTGGCAAGCCAATTACCCTGCATAACTTCCTCACAGAGCAGGTGCCAGATTGGCGCGAAGAGTTAGCCAAAGATCCAGAGCAGAAGCCAACCTGGTTAACGCCTGTGGTCAACACCTTAGCGAATCGAGTCATGACTCGCATCAACGATGCTGCCGCAGTGAGCTCAGTGACCTTAACCAGCTTGGTCTTGTTAGCATCGGAACAAAACGCACTCGAACGCTCTCAGCTTGAGAAGCAACTCGATTTCTACCTAACACTGCTAAAAGAGCTGCCCTATACCGAGTTTGCTTCTGTCGTCGAAGGAGATGGTGCCAAATTGGTCTCTCAAGGGCTTGAGCTGAAAAAATTCACCCTTGAGAGCGACTCATTAGGTGACATCATCTCTATCGATGAGAGTATCGCGGTGGCAATGACCTATTATCGCAATAATATTATTCATCTGATGGTCGTTCCTTCATTGATTGCCAGTTGTTTGACTCAGCAAAAGCAATGCTCTCGCCAAGAGATCATCGATACCGTAAATGATTTCTATCCATTGTTACAGGCCGAGTTATTTATGGGGATTGAAGATGTGCCTGCGTACGTGGAAAAGCTGCTGGATCTATTTATCGAGCAAGGACTAATCCTTGAATCCGAGCGCTTTTTTGTCAATCCAGAGCGATTGAACCAACTGCTATTGCTCGCAGGTAGTATCAGCGAAACCATGCAACGCTATGCGATTATTTTCAATATTCTGGCCACTTCACCCAATATTGAACGCTCATCGCTTGAAAGTGATAGCCATCAATTAGCCCAACGCTTAGGGGCGCTACACGGTATTACCGCACCTGAATTTTATGATAAGAAACTTTATGGCACCCTCAGCGTTAAGCTTAAAGAGCTAGGCTACTTATCTGATAATGCAAATAAAGATGATGTGCAACGTATTCGTGCCCGCGCAAATCAATTATTACGCGCATCAGTAAAACAAACTATCGTCGATAGCGTGGCTGCGGAGCATAACGACTAA
- a CDS encoding DUF4397 domain-containing protein, which translates to MKRIYPALLFGAMIGLTACGGDDDEKPVINPPVAETSIRVIHAGVDAPAVNVNANGAEILADVDYAQSSGLLTVPEGMYAVTVDAKLADGTVAEVLSADLDAMTEMEYTAVAVGKVADETLQLKLIANATSDIAEGYTRVQVLHGTSDVGLVDVYVTAPGDDISDAAPTLSANFLDVSDQLEILAGDYQIRITASGMKTPVFDSGTVTLEATTDYLVSAIPNAWTGDSPVALLVALNDAHQVVLDKMAGSDVRVVHGVADAPAVDVFLDGAATPAVDMLAFGETTDYLNVPEGDHTVTVAADADSSLVVIDKAPVNLTAGQSYSVLAVGSLGDDAIQPWVFMENRRAVATEAKLNVAHASYSAGNVDIYLTPSDDISEAMPALTDVPFMTASGSLSITPGDYVVSVTPTGTKTVAIGPLNISLAAGGLYGVAAVDGQGGGAPLGVILMDDFIDNM; encoded by the coding sequence ATGAAAAGGATATACCCAGCTCTACTATTTGGCGCAATGATAGGTCTCACCGCTTGTGGCGGTGACGATGATGAGAAGCCCGTAATCAATCCACCCGTTGCCGAAACCAGCATCCGCGTTATCCATGCCGGCGTCGATGCACCAGCCGTCAACGTCAATGCTAATGGCGCAGAAATTCTCGCTGACGTTGACTATGCCCAATCCAGTGGCTTACTAACGGTACCTGAGGGCATGTATGCCGTAACCGTTGATGCCAAGCTCGCAGATGGCACTGTAGCTGAAGTGCTCAGCGCAGACTTAGATGCCATGACAGAGATGGAATACACTGCGGTTGCTGTTGGTAAAGTCGCCGATGAAACATTACAGCTCAAACTGATCGCTAACGCCACCAGCGATATCGCTGAAGGCTATACACGCGTTCAGGTGCTCCATGGCACCTCAGATGTGGGGTTGGTCGATGTCTATGTCACCGCGCCAGGTGATGATATTAGTGATGCCGCGCCCACGTTATCGGCTAATTTTTTAGACGTTAGTGACCAGCTAGAGATTTTAGCAGGAGATTACCAGATCAGGATCACCGCATCGGGGATGAAAACCCCCGTATTTGATTCGGGTACTGTGACACTTGAAGCCACTACCGACTATCTCGTGAGCGCAATTCCAAATGCATGGACTGGAGATTCCCCCGTGGCACTCTTGGTCGCACTTAACGATGCACACCAAGTCGTGCTCGACAAAATGGCGGGCAGCGATGTTCGAGTGGTACATGGTGTTGCCGATGCCCCTGCAGTGGATGTGTTTCTCGATGGCGCAGCGACTCCCGCTGTGGATATGCTAGCCTTCGGTGAAACAACGGATTATCTTAATGTTCCAGAAGGAGATCATACCGTTACTGTAGCTGCAGATGCCGACAGCAGCCTAGTTGTGATCGATAAAGCCCCAGTTAACCTAACCGCTGGTCAAAGTTATAGCGTATTGGCCGTCGGCTCACTCGGTGATGATGCCATTCAACCTTGGGTATTCATGGAAAATCGCCGCGCCGTTGCAACTGAAGCCAAGCTCAATGTGGCTCATGCTTCTTATTCTGCCGGTAACGTCGATATCTATCTCACCCCATCAGATGATATCTCCGAAGCGATGCCTGCACTGACTGATGTACCATTTATGACGGCATCGGGTAGTTTGTCCATCACACCAGGTGATTACGTGGTGAGTGTCACCCCAACAGGCACCAAAACCGTCGCCATTGGTCCACTGAATATCAGTTTAGCTGCAGGTGGATTATACGGTGTGGCAGCCGTTGATGGGCAAGGTGGTGGAGCACCGCTTGGCGTTATCCTGATGGATGATTTTATTGACAATATGTAA
- a CDS encoding FMN-dependent NADH-azoreductase, protein MANVLVLKSSILGDYSQSAKLVDHLQQHWQDQGAQVTVRDLVETPLPVLDGEIAMALRGGDDLSLKQQQALSLSDELVAELKAHDTIVIAAPMYNFNIPTQLKNWIDLIARAGITFTYTETGPKGLVEGKRAVLVTTRGGVHKDSVTDHVVPYLKTVLGFIGIDNVDTVYAEALNMGPEATEQGINSAKQTIDQLVA, encoded by the coding sequence ATGGCTAACGTTTTAGTGTTAAAATCGAGTATTTTAGGTGACTATTCACAATCGGCTAAGTTAGTCGACCATCTGCAGCAACACTGGCAAGATCAGGGTGCGCAAGTGACTGTGCGTGATCTAGTGGAAACCCCACTACCGGTGCTGGATGGTGAGATTGCTATGGCATTAAGAGGTGGTGACGACTTGTCGCTGAAACAGCAGCAAGCATTATCGCTGTCTGATGAACTTGTTGCCGAACTAAAAGCCCATGACACGATTGTGATTGCGGCGCCAATGTACAACTTTAATATTCCGACTCAGTTGAAAAACTGGATCGATCTCATTGCCCGTGCAGGCATCACCTTTACCTACACAGAAACCGGACCTAAAGGATTGGTTGAAGGTAAACGTGCGGTATTAGTTACGACTCGTGGCGGTGTTCATAAAGACAGTGTAACCGATCATGTTGTGCCGTATTTAAAGACAGTGCTTGGTTTTATCGGCATAGATAATGTCGATACGGTTTACGCAGAAGCCTTGAATATGGGGCCTGAGGCGACTGAGCAAGGGATCAATTCGGCTAAACAAACGATTGACCAGCTAGTTGCTTAA
- a CDS encoding rhodanese-like domain-containing protein — MFQSILAKLSGSQSSENCWQLIEQGASVIDVRSPEEFAQGHLPQAINVPLARLDHWLANQKDKQQVFVLYCGAGIRAQKGCDILRANGFECAINGGSLKDLLCCQPK, encoded by the coding sequence ATGTTTCAATCTATCTTAGCTAAACTTTCTGGCAGCCAGTCGTCTGAAAATTGTTGGCAACTTATCGAGCAGGGAGCGAGTGTGATTGACGTTCGCTCACCTGAAGAGTTTGCTCAAGGTCACCTACCTCAGGCAATCAATGTGCCTCTAGCAAGATTAGATCATTGGTTAGCCAACCAAAAAGATAAGCAGCAAGTCTTTGTATTGTATTGTGGTGCAGGTATTCGGGCACAAAAAGGCTGCGACATACTGAGAGCCAATGGCTTTGAGTGTGCGATCAATGGGGGATCGTTAAAAGATCTACTCTGTTGCCAACCTAAGTAG
- a CDS encoding GNAT family N-acetyltransferase — MQFVLGLISNANVVQLLQQHSNDMFATSPADSVHTLDIQALSQPDIRFWTLWDGDHLAGCGALKRLDRYHGEIKSMRTANAYRQQGLGTQILHHLIADAAQLGINRVSLETGSMAFFTPARRLYQKSGFQLCQPFGHYRSDPNSVFMTRAC, encoded by the coding sequence ATGCAGTTCGTTCTAGGTCTTATCAGCAACGCCAATGTGGTACAACTTTTACAACAACATAGCAATGATATGTTTGCTACTTCACCAGCGGATAGTGTTCACACCTTAGATATACAGGCACTATCACAGCCTGATATTCGTTTTTGGACCCTATGGGATGGCGATCATCTTGCTGGCTGCGGGGCGCTAAAACGTTTAGATAGATATCATGGCGAAATCAAGTCGATGAGAACCGCAAATGCCTACCGTCAACAAGGACTTGGGACGCAAATATTGCACCATCTAATAGCAGATGCCGCACAACTTGGGATCAACCGTGTCAGCCTAGAGACAGGTTCAATGGCATTTTTTACCCCAGCGAGACGCCTATATCAAAAATCAGGGTTTCAACTTTGCCAGCCCTTTGGCCACTATCGTTCCGACCCTAATAGTGTATTTATGACCAGAGCCTGTTGA